The segment TGCGAATTCGTGATAAACCGGCGAAAAGATCACGACGGAGTCACCCGGATCGCTCCAGACATCGAGGCATAGCGCGATGGCGTTGCCCAGCCCCTGGGTCGTCACGATCCAGTCGGTGTCGATGCTCCAGTTGTGGCGGGTCTGCATCCACCACTGGATTGCACTGGTGTATTTCGCGTTGTCCGAGTGGTAGCCAAAAATCTGATGGTCAAGCGCGGCGCGCAGCGCATCCAGAACACAGGGCGCTGTGGGATAGTCGGAATCCGCGGTCCACATGGCCAGGCCATCTGAGGGAGAGACATCGAACAGCGGCTCCATCAAGTCCCATTTGGAACTGCCAGAGCCACGGCGGTCGATATCTAGGTCGAATGGGCTGGTCATCAGTATTTACCTCAGCTGCACGTTTTCCGGGACGTTAACGGCTGTGCGCGCAGGTGCAAGATGCGGCGGGGCGGGATATTGCGCGCAGGGGCGGCTTGTCCTAGATGGAAGGCATGAAACGGCATATTCTCCTGCACCCCGATCCGCGCCTCAAGAAAGTGGCAGAGCCTGTCGACGATCTGTCGGACGGGCTGCGTAACCTGGCCGACGACATGCTTGAGACAATGTATGACGCCCCCGGCATCGGTCTGGCCGCGCCGCAGGTCGGTGTGATGAGTCGGCTGATCGTGCTGGATTGCGTCAAATCGGACACCGAAGCACCGCGCCCGCTGGTGATGTTCAATCCCGTGGTGCTGTCCTCCTCGGATGATCGCAATGTCTACGAAGAGGGATGCCTGTCGATCCCGGACCATTATGCCGATGTCGAACGCCCTGCCGACGTGCGTGTCGGCTGGATTGACCGCGACGGCACCCCGCAGGAAGAGGATTTTTCCGGCCTCTGGGCAACATGCGTGCAGCACGAGATCGACCATCTCGAAGGCAAGCTGTTCATCGACTATCTCAAGCCGCTGCGACGCCAGCTGATCACCCGCAAGATGGTCAAGCTCAAGCGCGACCAGGCGCGCGCATGAGCGTGCTGCCAATTCTGGCCTGGCCAGACGCGCGACTTAGCACGGTCTGCGTGCCGGTGGTCCACGCCGCTGATGTGGCCGATTTGGTGCACGATATGTTTGAGACAATGTATGCCGCCCCCGGTCGCGGGCTGGCGGCGCCGCAGGTTGGCGCGTTGGTCCGGGTGTTTGTGATGGATACAGGCTGGAAAACCGGAGAGAAGACTCCGCTGGTTTGCATCAATCCCGAAATCATCACAGCGTCCGAGACGGTGGCCGAAGGCGACGAAGGATGTCTTTCGATCCTCGGTGTCACCGCCTGTGTGACGCGACCGACGGAAATAACGCTGGCGTTTACAGATGTTGATGGGGTTCGCCAGCGGCGCGACATGACAGGGTCCGAGGCGATCTGTGCGCAGCACGAACTGGATCATCTTGACGGGCTGGTCACATTTGACCGGCTCGGGGCGCAGGCCCGCGCGGCGTTGATCGCGCAATACGAGGCGCGCGTATGACGGCACGGCGCTGCATCCCCTGGCCGGATCGGCGCTTGCGTCAGGTGGCGATGCCGGTGGATGTCATCACCGATGCCGTGCGTGCGCTATGGACTGACATGATCGACACAATGGATGCGATGCCGGGCGTCGGGCTGGCGGCGCCGCAGCTCGGAGAGATGCTCCGCCTGGCGGTTGTTGACGCCTCTGAGGCGCGCGGTCAGTCCGTGCGCATGGCCAACCCGGAAGTGTTGCACGCGAGCGTCGAATTGCGCGGTCATGATGAGGGCAGCCCGAATCTCCCCGGTGTCTGGGCCCGGATCGAACGCCCCCGCGCCGTGACTGTTCGGTTTCTGAATGCGGATGGCGAAGTCGAAGAACGTGACTTTGTCGGACTTTGGGCAACAAGCGTTCAGCACCAGATCGACCATCTGAACGGGCGGATGTACTTCGATCATCTGAGCAAGATCAAGCGGGACATGCTCATCCGGCGGGCGCGCAAATCGGGCTGATCCTGCGGGCGCAATGGCCCCACGCGGCGGATTTCAAGAGAGGTAGGGCATGCGGCTGATTTTCATGGGAACGCCCGAGTTTTCGGTGCCGGTGCTCGACGCGCTGGTCGCGGCGGGACACGAGGTAGCGGCAGTGTATTGCCAACCGCCACGCGCCGCCGGGCGCGGCAAGGGGTTGCGTCGGACCCCGGTGCATGAGCGGGCGCTGGATTTGGGGTTGGACGTGCGCCATCCGGTCAGCCTGCGCGTCGCCGAGGCGCAGGCCGAATTTGCTGCCTTGGATGCCGAAATCGCTGTTGTGGTGGCATATGGTCTGATCCTGCCGCAGGCGGTTCTGGCCGCGCCGGAGCGGGGCTGCCTGAATATCCACGCGTCGCTGTTGCCGCGCTGGCGTGGGGCAGCACCGATTCACCGCGCCATTATGGCTGGGGATGAAGAAACCGGGGTTTGCATCATGCAGATGGAGGCGGGGCTGGACACCGGGCCAGTGCTGCTGAGTCAATCGGTGGCGATTGCCGTCGCCGAAACCACCGGCACATTGCATGATCGGCTAAGCGTGATGGGCGCGCGGTTGATTGTCGATGCGCTGGATCAGCTTGACGTGCTTGAACCGCAGGTCCAACCTGAAAGCGGCATGACCTACGCCGCAAAGATCGACAAGGCCGAGGCAAAGGTGGACTGGACTCGCTCTGCCGTGCAGGTTGACCGGCAGATCCGGGGGCTTGCGCCCTTTCCTGGTGCCTGGACTATGATCGCGGGAGAGCGTGTCAAATTGCTGGGATCGGAACCGATGCATGGGTCGGGAACGCCGGGGCAGTTGGTGGATGACGGATTTGCCGTAGCGTGCGGCGAGGGTGCGGTGCGGATCACGCGGGCGCAACGCGCCGGGCGTGGCGCGCAGGATACCACTGAATTCTTGCGTGGTTTGCCGCTTACGGCTGGCGGCATTATCGGAGGGTAGGGCATGTTTCCAGTGATGATCGGTACGGTGGTGATCGCGGGCATCGTCGGCTACGTCTCTGAACGAACGCGGTTCACCCGGAATGGCGTGTTACAAAGCATCATCATCTGCGTTGGCGGTGCCTTTCTGGCCTATTTCGTGCAGCTGATGTTTGGCATCGGCTTTCGGTCGCCGGGCTTGAATGCGGTCGCGGCTTCGGTCGGGGCGCTGGCGATCGTGCCGACGCATTGGCGCAGGCGGTGAGGGTCACAGGGCCAAGGGACCAGTTCCGAGCTTGCCAACGGACGTGACAGAAGGAGTGAACGATGCCGATACTAGGGCTTGTGATCATCGGCGCGGCGGCGGGGTTTCTGGCCACGCGGCTGATGCGGATCGAGGCGGGGATATTTGAAACCATACTGATCGGAATGGGCGGTGCGCTGATCGGGACGCTGATCCTGCGGTTTATATTGGTTCTGACCGGGATGGCTGCCGGTCTGGTGGGGGCGGTGCTGGGGGCACTTGCGCTGATCTGGATCTGGCGGGCGGTCTTCCGCCGCTAGGCGGCTTAGCAAATTGAGTTGTGCGATATTGCAGAGATTGCTGCGCTCAACGGGGGATTTGCGATCCGGCTGCACAGCTCTACGTTACATGGGTAGCAAGAGGAGATGTGTAATGGGACTGCTGGTAGACGGCGTCTGGCAAGACAAATGGTACGACACCAAGAAATCAGGCGGGGCGTTCGAACGTTCAGCGGCCCGGTTTCGCAACTGGATCACCGCAGATGGCGCGCCCGGCCCGTCAGGTAAGGGTGGCTTTGCCGCCGAAAGCGGGCGGTACCATCTCTACGTCAGCTACGCCTGCCCCTGGGCGCACCGCGCGTTGATCTTCCGTGCCCTCAAAGGGCTGGAGGATCATATCGGTATCTCGGTGGTGCATCCCGACATGCTGGGCGATGGCTGGACCTTTGCAACGGATTTCGACGGCGCGACGGGCGACAGTCTCTATGGTCTGCCATTTGCACGCGACATTTACCTCAAGGCAGATCCGCAAATGTCGGGCCGTGTGACGGTGCCGATCCTCTGGGACAAAGAGACTGAGATGATCGTCTCGAACGAGAGCGCCGAGATCATTCGCATGTTCAACAGCGCCTTTGATGGGATCACAGGTAACCATGACGATTACTGGCCAGTGGCGCTGCATGATGCAATCGAACCGGTGAATGAACGTATCTATGACTCGCTGAATAACGGTGTTTACAAGGCTGGCTTTGCCACCACACAAGACGCCTATGATGCGGCAGTCGATCCACTATTCGATACCATGGACTGGCTCGAAGCGCGGCTGAAACAAAGTCGTTATCTGATGGGTGACCAGGTGACCGAAGCTGACTGGCGCCTCTTCACCACGCTGATCCGGTTCGACAAGGTGTATCACGGGCATTTCAAATGCAACCGGGCGCGGTTGGTCGATTTCCCGAACATCTGGGCCTATACAAAAGAGGCGTATCAATGGCCGGGCATTGCCGAGACAGTGCATTTCAACCATATCGTGCGGCACTATCACTATAGCCACGACACGATAAATCCGAACCGGATTATCCCTATCGGGCCAGATCTGGACCTGGCAGCGCCACACGGGCGTGACCGGCTCAGGGCCGCCTGACCGAATTAGGTCGGCGCAGCTGCGTAATGTTCGACCATTGCCGCCAGATCCGCTGGCGGCGTGGCGCTGGGCACAAACGCACACGCGTTTGGGCAGACCTGAAAAATTGATCCATCAGAAAAAAACGATGTATTGGTGACAAAGATGACCCGCGTATCGGGGTGGCGATAGCTGGCATAATCCGCAACAGAAAACGCGCTGCCTTCTTTCAGCACGAGATCCATGACGATGATATCAAAGCGTTGGTTCTGCAGCTGGCCAATGGCGCCGTCTTGATCTGTCACCAAAGTCACAGTTTGACCCTGGCGTTCCAGGTGGCGCTGCCAGAGCGCCCCCAAATCAGCGCGGCTTTCGACGATCAAGACGTTCACTCCACCACCTCTGCTGGAATTGTCGCGGCGAGTATTCAAATTAAATAGTCCCTTAGCCATCTATACCCGAATTCCGAAACCGAGATAAGGATATGTAACGATCATTTGACAGTCGCGGAGTTTCGCCTAATTCCTTGATTGTCCGGCAGCGAAATTTGAGGCGCGCTCCACGGAACTGGCAGAGTGGTGCTGAATAGGATATTGGAATATTGGTAGAAAATATGTCCAAGCGTATCGCTCGCACTATTTGGTATAGTCTTTGGCGATACCGATTGCAGTGTGCGATTTCGAGATTTGTCAGAGGCTTCTCGCAAATCGCTCAATCGTGCGGATTGCATCCCGAGGTCGGGTCGCGCGATGATTGAGGGAGGCCGTGTAAACCGACGGTCTGAACCGGTACGAGACGGGGTTGGAGACATCGCAAGCCATGAGAAAATGACGGGCGCCTGAGCTTCGGCCTCTTGCCCAGTGAGGACATGCTCGGGTCGATTCCGGCGCCACAATGGACCGGCCCGCACGCGGAACCGAGTTTTCTAGGGTACGCCGAGTGGTACCAGAGCTGTTTCTTTGAGTTGCCGTCTGACCGTTTCGCCGCACGGCTGAAGGCTGCACACATCAATTTGGCGGGCCGCTCTGATCTGCAGTGGGACTAGGCGCAGATGACAGAGCTGCAACGGACGCGGGGCACCCTTGCCGCAGACAGATAAGCCGCGCCGCGAAAACTCAACAGAAACTGAGGTTGCTCGCGGATCTTTGACTCGCAGTCACACTGCTGAGCCGCCTCTGAGTACGGCCCGTCGGTGATGTGTCAGCCCGAGAGCAGAGCAAGCACAATCGCGGCATTGGACGACGTGCCGCCAATCGCATCCTGACTGCTGGCCCCCAGAAAACTGCGGCGTAACTTGTCGAGCTTGTCTAGGTCGGTGAAGTCCGACACGTTGGTAGTGCCGAAAAACTGATCTGCACGTTCCTTGAACACCTTGAGCTGCTGATCAAGGTCGATGGCCCCAAAGCTCTCTGGCAGGCGCAAGGCGGTTTCAAAAACCGTTCGAAGGGATGTTGTCGCCATGACCGAAAACCACTGAGAATCAGTGGAACCGCCACGCGACACCAAGTCGTTCAGATCGCGTTCCAGCGATAGGGCGATCCGCATATTCGTGTCGGATTCGCCGATCCCGATTTCAAACTGACGGTCGATGTAGTTGCTGGTGATTTGTTCGGCAAAGCCGTCCGGGTATGTGCGGGTGGTCACCTCGTCACGAAATGGAAACGCTTGGGCGAAGGCACTATAGCGCCGATCAGGGAAAACATTGATTAATGACGTCGGACTGTTCGGGTCAGAATCGACAATACGCCGCGCGAAATCGAGCTTTCCTGCACCTTGCGGCAGGTCGAAGAAGGACATGGTGGCAAGGGTCAGGCTGACATCGTCAAAGAGGTCGTCGGGCGTCTCAATCGGCGTAGTGCGGGCATCAAGTTTGGCAATCAGCTTGGCCGTGGGGCTGTCCTCGATGTCAGTTTCAGTATCGCCAAAGGCAAATGCCTTGGACAATGCGAGGTAGCGTCTGTCGTCAAGCTGTGCGGCAAAGGAACTGGTGTCGTAAGTATCCGATTCGAGGACGCTCAGCAGAAATCCGGGCTTGTCTGTTCGCGCGTAGTCCCGATCCAGCCCAAAGATTTCTAACGCGCTCTGAAGCAGGTCGGGCGAGTCCAGCAGATCCTGTGCAGACTGCAAGTCGGGCAGTTTGTCGGCGAACAGAGCGGCAAAGCCGTAGAGGCTGCCATTTCTCTGGTCTTTGGACTGAAAATCAAAGGCCTGCGCCAGTTCGACATAGCGTTTGTCGGAGAGCTTGTTTGCAAACGATGTAGCATCGTTAAGATCCGACGTCAGAACCTTTTGCAGGAAAAAGGTGTTGTTGCGGTCCGATTCGAGCCCGAAAGTGCGCAGTGTGGCCCGCAGCAGACTGGGATCGGACAACAAGTCATCGGCGGTTGTCAGCGCGGCGAGCTTGTCGGAAATCACAGATGTCTCGTCCGGCGTATCGACCTTTGGCCCGCTGGTCCCGGCAAAGTTAAATGTCTGAGCCAGGGCGAGATACCGTTTGTCAGCCAGCCGGTTGGCAAGCGATGTACTGTCCGAAAGATCGGAATCCAGCACCTGTTTGATAAAGGCGCGGTTGTTGATGTCGTCGTCGAGTCCAAAGGCACCAAGAGAGACCCGCAAAAGATCGCGATTGTCCATAAGCTGCTCGGATGTCTGGATTGACTGGATCTGTTCGGCAAACTTTTCCTTGTCGCGCGTGATCTGCGGCGATTTCGCAAAGGCCGCCTGTTGCTGCGCGCGTGTGCGTTCCAGAAATGCCCAACCTGTGAGCCCGGTTCCGGACACGATGGGGGTGTAGGTCATGATGGCTCCGATGCCAGAAGACGACTCAGCGATGGCGGTGCTAAGTTCCAGTCTGGTGGATCTTGGCACGGCCATCGCTGAGGATAGGCATGCGGTCTTAACAAACTCTTGCGTGTCGTCGGTCGGCCAGAGCTTTACGCGACCAGTGTTTCCGCGCGTTTCAGGTCTACCGAGACCAACTGACTGACGCCCTGTTCCTGCATTGTCACGCCAAACAGCCGGTCCATGCGGCTCATCGTGACAGCGTGGTGAGTGATGATCAGGAACCGGGTGTCGGTACGGCGGCACATTTCGTCCAGCAGGTCGCAGAACCGCGTCACGTTGGCGTCGTCCAGTGGCGCGTCCACTTCGTCCAGCACACAGATTGGCGCCGGGTTGGCCAGGAACACCGCAAAGATCAGTGCCATCGCCGTCAGGGTTTGTTCGCCACCCGACAGGAGCGAAAGGGTCGACAGCTTTTTGCCCGGCGGCTGGCAGAGGATTTCGAGTCCTGCCTCCAGGGGATCGTCGGATTCAACCATCACCAGATTGGCCTCACCACCATTAAAGAGGTGGGTAAAGAGCAGCCGGAAGTTGCTGTTCACCTGCTCAAACGCGGTCAAAAGGCGCTCGCGGCCCTCGCGGTTGAGGCTGGAAATTCCTGCGCGCAGGGTCCTGATTGCCTCTTCGAGATCGGCCTTTTCCGCGATCAAGGTGTCGTGCTCGTCCTGCACCTCTTTGGCATCCTCTTCGGCGCGTAGGTTTACGGCACCAAGGGCATCGCGCTGGCGTTTGAGCATGGCAACTTGCGCGTCGATGGAATCAGAGCCGGGCATGGCTTCGACATCGGTGTCAAGTTGGGTCAGCAACGCTTGCGGCGTCGTTTCCTGATCCTCGCGGATGCGGTCGACCGCGTGGGCAACGGTGTCGCGGGCGGCCTGTGCGCGGGCGTCAGCGGCGGCGCGCGCTTCGCGGGCGTCCGATGCCGCCCGTTCGGCATCCCGTTCGGCTGCAATGGTGGTGCGCAGGGTGCCTTCGGCGGCGTTGAGCGCCTCAATCGCGGCTGCGCGGCGCGCTTCTGCGGTGGCCATCGACGCACTCAGGTTTTCACGTTGTGCTGCCAATTCGGTCGGTACGGCGCGGGCGGTGGCCAACTCGGCCTCGGTGTTGGCGAGACGGTCGCTGAGTTCGGTGCTGCGGGACCGGGCGGTGTCCAGGCGGTGACGCCAGCCGCCAAGATCCTTGGTCACCTGCTGGGTGCGCGCCGTGCGGGCATCGCCTTCGCGGCGCAACTCGTCATGCGCCGACCGACGCGTCATCATGATCATACGCGCCGCCTCGACAGTCATCTTGATGTCCTCGACCTGCCCGCGGGCAGTGTCGAGATCGCCCAGATCGGCCACTGCCCGTTTCGCCTCAATCACTTGGTTGCGGGCCTGTGTGGCATCATCCTCGTGTCGCGACACCGCGAGGCCCAGGCTTTCGACTTTGCCTAGCGCCATGTTTCGCTCGGCTTCGGCCCGACCGGCGGCGCGGGTGGCCTGGGTCAGCGCGGCATCCGCCTCGCGGCGCGCCTCGCGGGCGACCTTGTCGGCGCGGGTGAGGTCGGCAAGGCGGGCGGTCAGCGTATTGTGGGCGTCGCGGGCACCGTCCATTCGGGCGGTTGCGCGGGTCATTTCCTGTTTTAGCTGTTCCAGACGATTGAGCTGTTCCAGACGTAGCGCGGCGGCTGAAGGCGCATCTTCTGCCCAGGCGCGAAACCCGTCCCAACGCCACAGGTCCCCTTCGACGCTGACCAGCCGTTGTCCAGGTTTTAGCCGCGGTTGCAGGCGCAGGCCGTCATCGGCCTCGACCAGACCGATCTGGGACATCCGGCGGGTCAGAACCTCGGGAACCGAAACGTGCTGGCTGAGCGCGGTAATGCCCGCAGGCAGGGGTTGGGTTTCGTCATAGGCGGCCAATACCGTCCAGCCCGAAGGGCCATCACCATCAACCTGAGGCGCACGTAGATCGTCTGACAGCGCCGCGCCCAGAGCTTTTTCAAAGCCCTGTTCGACCTGAAGCCGATCAAGGATCTGCCCGCCTTCGGCAGTGTCGCGATCGAGCAGGCGGGCCAGCGCCGAAACTTCGGCACGCAACGCATTGGCCTCGCCTTCGGCCTCGGACCGTTCAGCGCGGGCATCGGCCTCGCGGGACTGGGTCTCAGCGCGGGCAGTTTCGGAATCGGCCAGCAGTTTTTCGGTACGGTCAGCCATGGTCTGGGCGCTTTGAACCGTGGACTGTGCCCCGGCCATCGCGGCGCTGGATTGTTCGACCGTGGTCTGTGCGGCGGCCACGGCTGCGCGGGCGCGGGCTGCCTCACCCTCTGATCGTTCAAGCATCTTTTGGTTGTCTGACAGGAACCGGTGTGCGGACTGATGGCGCGCGGCCAAACGGGCTACATCCTCGGTTAGTTGACTCAGGTCGCCCTCGCGGGCCTGAAGCACTCCGGCGGCGTCGCGCGCGGCTTCGCTGGCATCTAAGAGCCGGTCCTCATGGCCTTCGGACGCTTTGGCCAGTTCGTCGGCCTCCGCTTCGAGACGCTCGATCGTTTCGCCAGCGTCGCGGTTGAGTCCGGTCTCGCGTTCCATATCGGCGGCCATCTGGGCAATGCGGCGTTCCAGTGTGGCAATCGTGTCCGCGGCATGCTTTTCCTGATCGGCGAGCGTGTCGCGCTGAACGCTGAGGCGTTGCAGCACAGCGGCGGCGATTGCTTCTTCCTCGCGCAGGGGCGGGAGAGCAGCGTCGCTGGCTTCATGGAGACGGGTCGCTTCGCGCGCTGTGGATTCGGCGCGTGCGGCCTGAGTCGTGGCCTCGCGCAGGACAGCTTCGGCACGCAGCCGGCCCTCTTCGGCATCGCGCCAGCGACGATAGAGCAGCATCCCCTCGGCCTGCCGCAATTCGGTTCCAATGGCGCGATAGCGCGCGGCCTGGCGCGCCTGTCGCGCAAGGGTCGCCAACTGCGCGGCAAGCTGTTCGACCACATCATCGACACGCAGCAGATTTGACTCGGTATTGTTGAGTTTCAGCTCTGCTTCGTGACGTCGCTGATACAAGCCCGAGATGCCGGCGGCCTCTTCGAGGATGCGGCGGCGGCTTTTGGGTTTGGCGTTGATCAGCTCGGAAATCTGGCCCTGACGGACCAAAGCGGGCGAATGTGCCCCGGTCGAGGCATCTGCAAAGAGCATCTGCACATCGCGGGCGCGCACCTCTTTGCTGTTGGTCTTGTAGGCCGAGCCGACGTCGCGGGTGATGCGGCGCACAATGTCGAGTTGGTCACTATCGTTGAACCCGGAAGGTGCTAGCCGCTCGGAATTGTCGATGGTCAGGCAGACTTCGGCAAAGTTGCGGGCAGGGCGCGACGCGGCGCCGGCAAAGATCACATCCTCCATCCCACCGCCGCGCATCGCAGTGGGGCGATTTTCGCCCATAACCCAGCGCAGCGCTTCAAGCAGGTTGGATTTGCCGCAGCCATTGGGCCCAACAACGCCAGTCAACCCGTCCGCGATGATCAGGTCGGTCGGATCCACAAAGCTTTTGAAGCCGGTCAGTCGGAGTTTAGAAAAACGCACGTATTCTGGGCCTGTTGATTCTGGTTTGCCGATCAGTGTGCGGGTTTGCAGGGGGGCGAGTCAACGGATTTGGCCCGTATTTGGTTGAGGGGCATACCTTATCCACAAGATATTGCGACGTATGGGGGGCTTGCCTTTTCCCCGATGGCCGGCAAAATATTCTTGTATGCCAGTGGGACGGGATAAGGCCATGATGTTGAGAATTGCACCGGTGTCACCGCGCGACACGCGTGTTGGGCGATTGCTCCAGCAAAGCCAGGATCTGATGCGCAGCTTGTTTGCGCCCGAGGAAAACAACTTTCTTGAGATTGAGGCGCTCTGCGCGCCGGAAATCACACTGTTTGCTGCAGAACAGGACGGACGTCTGTGGGGCTGCGCCGCGCTGCGCCGGTGTGATGGCTATGGCGAGGTCAAGTCGATGTTTGTGGACCCCGAGGCCCGCGGTCGTGGGGTCGGCGCGCAACTTCTGGCGCATCTCGAAGCCGAGGCCAAGGACGAGGGGCTGGTTATGCTGCGATTGGAGACTGGGCGTGGGCTGGATGCTGCGGCGCGGCTTTATGAAGCACGCGGGTTCGAGGAATGTGGACCGTTCGGGGGCTACAAGGCGATCCCGGCAAGCCGATTTTTCGAAAAGATACTGGCGCTTCAGCCTTTGTAACACTCGAGTCCGGCACGACCTAGGCCAGCACGGCTGCCCAGGTCAATGTCCAAGACGTCACAATAGAAACTGACCCGCCGTTTCGGTTTTGGTGGTGGCCTGGCGCCGTCACACGACAGGCCTACGATCATCATCGCAGGATCACCGCGGATCCAGCGCGGTGTGCAGCCGGTTGCGCGATGCGCGGCTAGGCCTGCTTTGCGCGCGACCTGGGGGAATTTGGGCAGGAATTCGGGGTTGGTGCGGGTCGCTTCAACCAGTGGTCCGTTGATGCGAAGCACAAACGCGCTATCCTCGACCACCATCGTCTGAGAGGGCAAGCCACGAAATCCGGGACCGGCCGTGTTGCAGGCCGCGAGTAAGAGCAGAGAGAGAGAGAGCAGGCCGCGCATACCGCATTTATGCGCGACTTGATTAACGAACGGTTACTTAGTCAAAGATTACTAGGCGATACGTTGCGTCCATTTGGACGCGAGATCTGCCAGCAGGCGGCCAAGCATCACCACATCTGCGCCGACGGCGACAAATTGCGCGCCATTGGCGAAATGCTGATCGATGGCGGCATCGGGAAAGTCGATGATGCCCGCAGGCTTCCCCGCAGCAGTGATCCGGCGCAGGGTGTCGGCGACAACGTCCAGCATGACGGGGTTGTTCATGTCATTGGTATAGCCCATGTCGCAGGCCAGATCGGCAGGGCCGACAAAAACGCCATCCACGCCATCGACGGCCATGATTTCGTCTAGCGCCTCGACGGCGGCGCGGGTCTCGATCTGGACGATAAGGCACATCTGGTCATTCGCGCTGGCGGAATAATCGGCGATGCGGCCGAAATTCGACCCGCGCCCCAACACATGACCCATGCCGCGGATGCCGTCGGGCGGATAACGCATGGCGCGGACCAGCGCCCGTGCGTCTTCCGCAGAATTCACCATTGGGATCAGCAGGGTCTGTGCGCCTGCGTCCAGAACCTGCTTGATCAGCCAGGGCTCTGACATCGGCAGTCGCACGATGGGAGCGGTAAATGGCGACACAACTTGCAATTGCCGTGTGACTGAAGGCAGGTCGTTTGGGGCGTGCTCACCGTCAATCAGCACCCAGTCGAAGCCGGACCGCGCGACCACCTCTGCGGCATAAGGATCGCACAATCCCATCCAGCATCCGATGCTCCGGTATCCTGATAAAAGTGATGTTTTGAAAGTGTTTTCTGGCGCAGCCATGGAGTTTTCCTCGTTCTTGTCTGTGGCGTCGGGTAAAGAATCCGCGCGGTATAAAGTTCATGCTACTGTGCTATTGGCAACCCAAAACTTATATTTATGGCAGGAAGAATGCGCTTAGGAAGCTCCAGGATAAAAGGAGAAGTGTCGCCACTATGAGTTGTTGCCGTTTCACTCTGTCCTGCGGCGAACGCAGCCAAAGCGATCACTGGTGCAATGCAGCGCCCGGCCCGGGAACGCTGTGACCAGTCTGCCGGATGGCACGGCGACGCAATTCAAAAAGAGTGTGGAACATCAGCCAGCCCCAAACGGCAAAGATCACCGCACTGATTGCCAATGACAGGATCTGGGGCGGTGTCATCGGCTCCCCTCATCGGATTTCAGCACCGCACAAGCCTG is part of the Puniceibacterium sp. IMCC21224 genome and harbors:
- a CDS encoding GNAT family N-acetyltransferase: MMLRIAPVSPRDTRVGRLLQQSQDLMRSLFAPEENNFLEIEALCAPEITLFAAEQDGRLWGCAALRRCDGYGEVKSMFVDPEARGRGVGAQLLAHLEAEAKDEGLVMLRLETGRGLDAAARLYEARGFEECGPFGGYKAIPASRFFEKILALQPL
- a CDS encoding HpcH/HpaI aldolase/citrate lyase family protein, whose translation is MGLCDPYAAEVVARSGFDWVLIDGEHAPNDLPSVTRQLQVVSPFTAPIVRLPMSEPWLIKQVLDAGAQTLLIPMVNSAEDARALVRAMRYPPDGIRGMGHVLGRGSNFGRIADYSASANDQMCLIVQIETRAAVEALDEIMAVDGVDGVFVGPADLACDMGYTNDMNNPVMLDVVADTLRRITAAGKPAGIIDFPDAAIDQHFANGAQFVAVGADVVMLGRLLADLASKWTQRIA
- the smc gene encoding chromosome segregation protein SMC encodes the protein MRFSKLRLTGFKSFVDPTDLIIADGLTGVVGPNGCGKSNLLEALRWVMGENRPTAMRGGGMEDVIFAGAASRPARNFAEVCLTIDNSERLAPSGFNDSDQLDIVRRITRDVGSAYKTNSKEVRARDVQMLFADASTGAHSPALVRQGQISELINAKPKSRRRILEEAAGISGLYQRRHEAELKLNNTESNLLRVDDVVEQLAAQLATLARQARQAARYRAIGTELRQAEGMLLYRRWRDAEEGRLRAEAVLREATTQAARAESTAREATRLHEASDAALPPLREEEAIAAAVLQRLSVQRDTLADQEKHAADTIATLERRIAQMAADMERETGLNRDAGETIERLEAEADELAKASEGHEDRLLDASEAARDAAGVLQAREGDLSQLTEDVARLAARHQSAHRFLSDNQKMLERSEGEAARARAAVAAAQTTVEQSSAAMAGAQSTVQSAQTMADRTEKLLADSETARAETQSREADARAERSEAEGEANALRAEVSALARLLDRDTAEGGQILDRLQVEQGFEKALGAALSDDLRAPQVDGDGPSGWTVLAAYDETQPLPAGITALSQHVSVPEVLTRRMSQIGLVEADDGLRLQPRLKPGQRLVSVEGDLWRWDGFRAWAEDAPSAAALRLEQLNRLEQLKQEMTRATARMDGARDAHNTLTARLADLTRADKVAREARREADAALTQATRAAGRAEAERNMALGKVESLGLAVSRHEDDATQARNQVIEAKRAVADLGDLDTARGQVEDIKMTVEAARMIMMTRRSAHDELRREGDARTARTQQVTKDLGGWRHRLDTARSRSTELSDRLANTEAELATARAVPTELAAQRENLSASMATAEARRAAAIEALNAAEGTLRTTIAAERDAERAASDAREARAAADARAQAARDTVAHAVDRIREDQETTPQALLTQLDTDVEAMPGSDSIDAQVAMLKRQRDALGAVNLRAEEDAKEVQDEHDTLIAEKADLEEAIRTLRAGISSLNREGRERLLTAFEQVNSNFRLLFTHLFNGGEANLVMVESDDPLEAGLEILCQPPGKKLSTLSLLSGGEQTLTAMALIFAVFLANPAPICVLDEVDAPLDDANVTRFCDLLDEMCRRTDTRFLIITHHAVTMSRMDRLFGVTMQEQGVSQLVSVDLKRAETLVA